The Silene latifolia isolate original U9 population chromosome Y, ASM4854445v1, whole genome shotgun sequence sequence AGAATATCGAGTGCGTACTTGCGTTGACATAAAAATAACCCTTCCGGGGAACGGGCACATTCGATTCCAAGGAAATATTTCAACGGACCCAAATCCTTTAACTGAAAACATTTATCTAAATATCGCTTAAAGGAGGTGCACAGAGAAGGAGAATTACCGGCCACAAGGATGTCGTCAACATATACCAACAAGCACAAGATATCTGTACCATGACGATAAGTAAATAAAGTATGGTCGGCATGAGACTGAGTGAACCCGTAGCGACGGAGTGCTGCCGTAAGCTTAGCGAACCAATTTCGTGGAGATTGTTTTAAGCCATATAAAGACTTACGCAGCTTACAAACTTTGCCAGAAGACGAAGCATTAAAACCAGGCGGAAGACGCATATAAACATTTTCACGAAGATCACCGTGAAGAAAAGCGTTATTCACATCAAGCTGATGAATTTCCCAGTTTTTCGCTACCGCCACAGATAAGAAAATTCGAACGCTGACCATTTTGGCAACAGGGGCGAATGTCTCTGTAAAATCAATACCCTCTTGCTGGTGATTACCAAGAACAACCAAGCGAGCTTTGTCGCGTTCGATAGTACCATCAGAATTGTACTTGGTCTTAAAAACCCATTGACAACCGATCGGTCGTATACCAGCAGGTAAATCAACGACATCGAACTAGAAAGGTAAGATAAATGTTGACGAGAAGGATGACCGAGGCGGCGATGAAGAAGCAAAGTAGAATCGACCAAGCTGCTATTGCTCAAAATCCGTTGTGTCACAGGCCGATAAAAATACACCCCGTTCAGCAACTCACCCAGTCCAATCGGCATCCTCGAATTGCGGTCCTGTAAAATACATAGCCGGTCAGTAAAAATAGCAACGCAGTCATGATCACGTATTAACTGACCAATAGAAATTAAGTTGCATTTTAATTGAGGAACATAAAGGACATCCCGAAGTACAAGAGAACCCAAGTCAACCGACCCACGCAATGTAGCCGTGGTTTGCATACCATCCGGAAGGCTGACAGGTGAAGGGTCAATGGAAATATGATTGGCTAGGAAGTCGAGGGAACCAGTCATATGATGGGATGCTCCACTATCGAGTAGCCAAGACGAATTGTTAGAATAAAACTTACCCGAGAGCTTGGATGAGGCAGAATTATTGTCTAACAGAGTAATAAGTTGCTGCATCTGCTCAGACGAGAGGCCAGGGACAGCGGAAGACGAGGAGGCGATGCAGGGTGTGTCGCCGTGGTCCTTGGCGCGTTAGCGATGGATGATGCTTGGTTGCTGTCCGCGACCAAAGGAAGAAGCACCACGACCTCTCGAATAGCGCCCACGACCTCTGCCACGGTTGGGATACCCAATACGCTGATAACAATGCTCATAATCATGACCCGGCTTGGTACAAAACGTACATGTAAGAGGTGCCGGAGCAGGGGCCTGAGGTGGCGTGGACGAGGATGAAGAAGCCTGGACAGCGAAGCTCATAGCTTCGGTTTTGTCATCACGATCACGAACAATAGATTTGTGTCGTTCCTCTTGAGTAGCCAAGGAGAAGGCTTTGTTAATAGTGGGAATAGGATCCATGCTCAGAATTTGGGTACGGAGAGTGTTGTATTTGTCATCATTGAGACCGAGAACAAAATCATGAACCTGTTCTTCCGCGGCTCTTGCACGTAATTTAGTAGCAAAAGAACAAGTACAACCACAAGTGACATCGACCGACCCATACAACTCATCCCATAAACCTTTGAACTTATTATAGTAGGACACGACAGATAGTTCTTTTTGACGAAAATTGTGATATTCTGACTTAAGCTGATTAATACGAGGACCGTTAGTAGTAGAATAACGTTCCTTGAGGTCATTCCATAATTCAGACGCAATATTATGAGAACCAATACTTGGTTGGATAGAAGAATCGACTGAATTAAAAATCCATGCGCAAATAATGGAGTTATTGGACTTCCATGCCGCGAATTCAGCCGATTTTTCATCCACCGGTTTAACAAAATTACCATTAACGAAACCAAACTTATTACGACTATCTAAACCGTTAATAATTGCCTTTATCCAAATCTCATAATTATCTCCAGTTAACAAATATTTAGTTAAAGAATTACTCGGTCCTTCAGACGGGTGCAAATAATAAATAGTAGAGGCGTCATGAATGAGTTGAAGCTTCTTACCATTACCGTTGCCGTTTCCGTTACCGTTAGTCATGAGGCCGAGTAGGAAGGAGAGGACTTACGTGAGCAAGCCGTGGAGACGAGATGGGAGATAGGTTTATTTGGcgtgtaaaaaaaaaattggatcgTTAAACCGTCGGCGTTGATACCATGAAGAATTTAGAAAAGAGAAGTTTTGATATTTCTGAATTGTGTTTTTACAAAGCCTAGGGTACAAGTATATATAGTAAACTAACTTGACGAGAAAGCTAAACGAGAATTaggaaaatatatacaaaaccgaATATCCTAAAGATACGCAACTTGTACCACAAGGGAACTAAATATCCCGAAACTATATCTAATATTCTGAAAATATATCGTATATCGCAATATATATTCTCCGCCTCAGCTCCCTGACATTTAATTATTCCTATCCTTTTTCTCTCTCACCCCCACACGCAGGCTATGCCACCATGACCTCCGATCGCCGATGTCGGACCATCAATCATAGCCGGAAAACGCAGACAACCCCACTGCGACCACTTAATATACCAGCGATGTCGGCCTTCACCATAGCGGACCCTGTTCTTATTTCGTTTATCTCCTTCATGCTTGACATCATTGATTCATATCGCCGGAAGCACAAGACCTGCTCGCCAGAGAAATTAAATTTGTGACGGGAAATGGTCGGCATTGGTATGATCAATTGGAGCGCTTGTGATGGCTTTTTAGATGACCGGTAAGGTTATTAAATTAGGAATTCTGGCGGGTTGGATAATAAGGTAGTGGTTATTGCTGTTGGTGACGACTGGTGGTTGTCAGGTTGAATACAAGGAGTAGTGGGTGTGGTATTGTTGTGTTAGTGAAGGGGTGGGGTGGGGTTGGTCGTGCTATTTTATTGGATACATAAAATGTGTCACCAGATACATGAAGAAATACTACCAGATACACAAATTGACCAGTGTATCTGAATGTATAAATATGTGTATCTGGACTAAGTAGTATGTGTATCTAGGTAATGTAGGCTTCGAAATAAAAGTGTTTGTGGTTATTCAAGTGGCCAACGCATTGAGAGTGCCGATAGTGGTCTGCACAGTTAAAGCCGCTGTGGTCGGCGCATCTCCATCTTATTGTGGATTATAGTGACGGTGTTCGTTGTTAGCTTAATTAACTTATTTTCAGAAATTAACGAGCAAATCCTTGGATAATATTCGTATCGTCGTTAATTACTCTACTATATGCTTCTATACTTTCGTCATGTGGTCATCCCTTTTTTACTCTTCTAAGAGAAGCCTCGGAGTTCCATACCCATATCCCTGAGCAATTGTAATAAATCAAGGGTATGATctaattttgtttttattttcaagTTTGTGATGTTGAATCAAGAGATGAGACTGAGACAGACTGCTAGTGTTGCTAACAAGACGGAAATAGATGTTCTGGAAACATTTGAGGGCAGTGTAAAGAAGAGTACAACTTCTGATGAATCATCGAAGAGGATATTTTATATTTGTTTGGGTGTTCGTATGGTTAATTCGTTACTGGTGCAGATGTATTTTAACCCGGATTAACATTGGCAGTCCCTTGAAGTTGCACATCTTGTTTTTGGGTATGTAGCTTTGGTTACAAGTTTTGCTGAGTcttgtgtgagacggtcttgGACGCGAAACCAACCTAAAACTTAATTACTCCCCGGTTAACTatatgttttatggttgatctcACATGTGAGTCCGTCTCATATATGTTTTTTGTTCGTTGCACTTTGTTGAGGGATGTTTACATTATTTAGCTTTTGGATTGCAGATATGGCCATCTTACGTGGGAATGGGAAAAAGGAATTTGTACCTACTTGCATCCTCTCTTGTTTGCTATTTTGTATAAAGTCCTAGCTTTTCTTCATCTTGATACCCCTTTGTTCATGGTAATGTTTCCTAGTTTACTATTTTCCTGTTATGTTGTTGTAGTAAGTCTAGTTCAGATAATAAGGGTCGATTTATGTTGTTTCAGATGAAGGCACCACGGCTGTTGCAGGCATTCTTTGCTGCAATATGCGATTTGTATCTGTATCGATATTCTGACATTATTTTCAGGAATCAGGTTGCATGTATCCTTGTTTCTTGTTTGCTCGAGGCTCATTTTGACTTATGTTGCAATGATTTAGATGCTGTTAATTCGTCCATAATAACATTTAAACTGAGTATTGCAATATTACCTGGTCCTCGGTACATGACCTGCTTTTGTTAGAAAACATAAAGAGGCTTGCTATGAGTTCCATACCCATATCCCTGAGCAACTGTAATTAACTTAGAATGTTTCATATTAGGTGTCAGGAGTAAATCTTAAATACTATTGATCTGGGCCACCCCAAGTTATTCAGCAGTGCTCTCATTGAGTTTTTGCATTTGATGAGAACTGTAAGTCACATTTTATCCTTCCAATCAACAAAGTCCAGAACAAACAAATTTCTGAAAGTCGAAACTGTGAACTAACAACTAATTTTCATTGAATAATTTGGTTAGGGATTACTGGTCAATCCACATTGTACATGAAATTTAGAGAAGCAGAAGGGAATGACCATGATCTGGAGCTGGTTACGACCTGGAATGTTGGGGGTGATGACTCTTTTCACCGAAATCATCTCCTAGAGAATTTGAGTAACAATTCTTTCTGCCTAGCCAAACAAACTTAGACCGTCTGACATGCAAGAAGTACAAGGATTTTGGTTTGTCTCATGCAAGACTCGCCAGTGTAGAGTTTGGAATTCTGAGGAATGGCCCACCTTGCTATTCGAACTACCTCTCGAAAGGACTAGTGTCATAGGAAAATAAAAAGAAGGGTAAAATAGATGCTTCAAGCTTCACATGTCTCAAAGGCGCTCACTATGGTAAGCATGACTCTGGTTATTGGCTTATGCGGACAAGCCATTGAAATACTTTTCTACCCACACCAATATGTTATAtcaaaatttgtcatttgtgTTCCGAGGTTAATTGTTCAGGTTGGATGATTGTTCAGGCTATTCAATTATTATCAGCAAATCGTTGGATAATATTCAAGGTTGTCATTCTGTATATAATGCATTCCACTTTTGTTTAAGGACATTTTAGGCAGCTATTTCGTCGTCGGCTTCTTCACTGGGTGTTCTTTTCTGTCTGTTCTTCTAGAAGCAGTGATTCTTTGTCCGACCATGTGCACGGACAAAGCCGTAATTGTGCTAGACTAGTTGTTATTAAAGTTGTCCGATAAGGTGCAGTGATGAAAAGCACAATAAAGAACGAGTGCTAATAGTTGTGAGGGCCAAAGTATGAGCATCTCATTCTCATACGATAGCCTTTGCTTTTGTTACATGGAACTTCAACTATGTTAGATTACCGTGTGTTACCCTTTTCAATGGATAGGAGTACTTAATTCCATTGAATATGGTCTTCTTTTTATCCTATACTGTTTTCAAAGTGATTACCGATATATAACTACCATAGACGAGTTAGTTATATATCTCATATTACCTACCGGATACATTATTTACTATGAAAATACCCTTATTAGTTATTATTACTTCAGATACACATGGTATTGATACGGGATACACATtgtattactaccggatacacaaatcgatttgtgtatccggtAATAGTACCATGTGTATCTGGACACATTTTGttaaatttttagttaaatttacaatTTTTTTGTTGTTTCTTTATGGTGTTGATAATTGCATTACTAATACGTCCCCTGAAATTTTTTGTTGTTCTAAATAAAATTGTTGGTTCAGCTAGTGCTTGTAATGGGTTGTTTCTTTCTTATGTCGATGATTTGTAATCAGTAATAGAACCAGGGGGCTAGTAGGGGCATTCAGCCCTCTTAGACATTGAAAATTTGAAACTGTTAATTAAAATTTACGATGTTTTCTAATTCGCCTTATTGCATTATTAGTTTGTCCCCTGAAATCTTTTGTTGTTGTAACTAAAATCTTGGTTTCGCTAGTTTTTGTAATGGGTTGTGTTTGTTTGTGATTTTACAGTATTCAGTCGATGAAGTTGTTGCTGAAAAACTGAAGTTGGTTTGCTCAACCCATTGACATACCAGTATTGGATGAGTTTCTGGTTTTTTCTTTTGCTGTGGGTTTGCTTGATGAATGTTGTGCGCCGGAAATGAGGAATCATATAATCCTTTTTTTCTGATGTAAACTTGAGTGTTTCTGAGATAGAACTTGTTCTGAGGTAATAAATTGTAATAAACAGTGGAGTTTGACACTCGAATTGCTTTATCATATCAGCGCGTTTCTTCATGTTATCGTCGTAAACATAAAGGGAGTTTCTCGGACATAGTAACACCCTTCTTGGCTGAAGGTGGGAGGAAGACTCGACAAGGTTCTTCCTTGACTTGGATAGTATTGTGGTAGTGATAGTACCGGATTTTTGACTGTCGTGGCGTGTCTTGCCTGTGACATTTTCGGGCATGTGAACTCCTGTGGCGCGTGCTTTTCGAGCTTGGATTGCGTAATATCCTCAAAGGGTCTTGAAATCATTATAGATGcaatcaaacccaaaaccaatCACTTTAGGACAGTATCTTTGAAATAGGCGCATTAACCAAGGAGTAAGGTTATCGATTGTAGAGTGGCCTGGCTGGATTCCACAAGCCAAAGTCCTAATTATACACTCTATTCTCGTTCCTTCGTAATGAATACATAGATTGTTGATGGTGACCATCACATCACTATCCATTCTAAATGTGTCGAACACTACTCCATCAGACGCGGAAAATGGTCCGGTTGTGAACAAATAGTCCCAGGACACTGGAGTTCCTGGAGTAAAGCAATGTAATGCTGATATTTGAATTGTTTTCTGTGAGTTTGATGATAATATAGGATTATAGGGTATTTAGAAACAA is a genomic window containing:
- the LOC141629285 gene encoding uncharacterized protein LOC141629285 → MTNGNGNGNGNGKKLQLIHDASTIYYLHPSEGPSNSLTKYLLTGDNYEIWIKAIINGLDSRNKFGFVNGNFVKPVDEKSAEFAAWKSNNSIICAWIFNSVDSSIQPSIGSHNIASELWNDLKERYSTTNGPRINQLKSEYHNFRQKELSVVSYYNKFKGLWDELYGSVDVTCGCTCSFATKLRARAAEEQVHDFVLGLNDDKYNTLRTQILSMDPIPTINKAFSLATQEERHKSIVRDRDDKTEAMSFAVQASSSSSTPPQAPAPAPLTCTFCTKPGHDYEHCYQRIGYPNRGRGRGRYSRGRGASSFGRGQQPSIIHR